In Alkalidesulfovibrio alkalitolerans DSM 16529, one genomic interval encodes:
- a CDS encoding ferredoxin reductase family protein, giving the protein MSAKPVTLAAASGLGARLLLLAAVLTVIGAPLIVLAGEQAPPYSPEWWRAAGRSVGMAAALCLAVQFAIASRCRLLDRFAGLDRLFLGHRAFGIAAALLALSHPFIIFYPEEVGLGAPAISQWPLVAGATALTMLWGLAAVARWRAWLELPFHLWLPAHRLAALGLALVVGLHASFVGGPFKAADLALPLIAAVYLLLRFAPRPLHCRVKSVTPLGGEAHEIVLAPESGPVFDHAPGQFAFLTLQSPALPREEHPFTIASAPGEDALRFTIRCSGDYTARLGALSPGDTTFVRGPYGRFSHLVRGAPPADELLFLAGGVGITPMLSMLRHMAASAHAGPEAAKRHVTLIWCNRTPEDVVHAEEIGTLAATLPGFRLHHVFTRGPSTARLDGPGLASLITEVPRQARCFVCGPPPFMAFCRDALLREGFAPSRIHLEEFAL; this is encoded by the coding sequence ATGAGCGCGAAACCCGTGACCCTTGCCGCCGCCTCGGGCCTGGGCGCGCGGCTTCTGCTCCTGGCAGCCGTCCTGACCGTGATCGGCGCGCCGCTGATCGTGCTCGCGGGCGAGCAAGCTCCGCCGTACTCGCCTGAATGGTGGCGCGCGGCGGGACGCTCCGTGGGCATGGCCGCCGCCCTGTGCCTGGCCGTGCAGTTCGCCATCGCCAGCCGCTGCCGTCTGCTCGACAGGTTCGCCGGGCTCGACCGCCTGTTCCTCGGGCACCGGGCTTTCGGCATCGCCGCCGCCCTGCTGGCCCTGTCCCATCCCTTCATCATTTTCTATCCCGAGGAAGTGGGCTTGGGCGCTCCTGCCATCTCACAGTGGCCGCTGGTGGCCGGGGCGACAGCGCTGACCATGCTCTGGGGGCTGGCCGCCGTGGCGCGCTGGCGCGCTTGGCTGGAGTTGCCCTTCCATCTCTGGCTGCCCGCGCACCGGCTGGCCGCGCTGGGTCTGGCCCTGGTCGTGGGGCTGCACGCCTCCTTCGTGGGCGGCCCGTTCAAGGCCGCGGACTTGGCCCTGCCGCTGATCGCGGCCGTGTATCTGCTGCTTCGCTTCGCGCCCAGGCCGCTGCACTGCCGTGTGAAGAGCGTCACGCCGCTTGGCGGCGAGGCGCACGAGATCGTGCTCGCGCCCGAATCCGGCCCCGTCTTCGACCACGCGCCCGGCCAATTCGCCTTTCTGACCCTGCAAAGCCCGGCCCTGCCGCGCGAGGAGCACCCCTTCACCATCGCCTCGGCTCCGGGCGAAGACGCGCTTCGCTTCACCATCCGCTGCTCGGGCGATTACACGGCCCGACTCGGCGCGCTCTCGCCCGGCGACACTACCTTCGTGCGCGGCCCCTACGGCCGTTTCAGCCACCTCGTGCGCGGCGCGCCCCCTGCCGATGAACTGCTCTTTTTGGCCGGGGGCGTGGGCATCACGCCCATGCTCTCCATGCTGCGCCACATGGCCGCCTCGGCCCACGCCGGGCCAGAGGCCGCCAAGCGCCACGTGACCCTGATCTGGTGCAACCGCACGCCCGAGGACGTGGTGCACGCCGAGGAGATCGGAACCCTGGCCGCCACCCTGCCGGGATTTCGGCTGCACCACGTCTTCACCAGAGGGCCGAGCACGGCCCGTCTCGACGGCCCGGGGCTTGCCTCCCTGATCACCGAGGTTCCCCGCCAGGCGCGCTGCTTCGTCTGCGGCCCGCCGCCGTTCATGGCCTTCTGCCGCGATGCGCTCCTGCGCGAGGGATTTGCCCCCTCGCGCATCCACCTGGAGGAGTTCGCGCTCTGA
- a CDS encoding AMIN domain-containing protein, translating to MSPDDYTVRRAVTPPSRAKADLPPEEQIRKTEQAQNATEPPPLILPEPPLPRESMTLPKPAAETARPPSPAAPTAPATTLEGKAEAAKTAPKSTSQAVRPQPDPPSPLATAPAQKPALRRGSVSVNRGIKDGELMVRLVFGGPVDFSTFFLENPKRMILDVPGDWAPKGAREMVVASHGLKSVRLGRHPDKLRVVFDLDPQTAYRSETSKIDDGLVVLFRE from the coding sequence GTGAGCCCCGATGACTACACCGTGCGGCGCGCCGTAACGCCGCCCTCACGGGCCAAGGCGGACCTGCCGCCCGAAGAGCAGATCAGGAAAACCGAGCAGGCGCAAAACGCCACCGAGCCGCCGCCCCTGATCCTGCCCGAGCCGCCGCTGCCGCGCGAATCCATGACCCTGCCCAAACCCGCGGCCGAGACGGCCAGGCCGCCTTCTCCGGCTGCCCCGACTGCCCCGGCTACGACGCTGGAAGGCAAAGCCGAGGCCGCAAAGACTGCTCCGAAGTCCACTTCGCAAGCCGTCAGGCCGCAACCCGACCCTCCCTCGCCCCTGGCCACGGCCCCGGCGCAAAAGCCCGCCCTCAGGCGCGGCAGCGTTTCGGTCAACAGGGGAATCAAGGACGGCGAACTCATGGTGCGCCTGGTGTTCGGCGGGCCCGTGGATTTCTCCACCTTTTTCCTGGAGAACCCCAAGCGCATGATCCTGGACGTGCCCGGCGACTGGGCGCCCAAGGGCGCGCGCGAGATGGTCGTGGCCTCGCATGGGCTCAAGTCCGTGCGCCTGGGCCGCCACCCGGACAAACTGCGGGTGGTCTTCGACCTCGATCCGCAGACTGCGTACCGCTCCGAGACCAGCAAGATAGACGACGGCCTCGTGGTCCTCTTCCGGGAGTAG
- a CDS encoding glycosyltransferase: MVASVSVVVPCHNYARFLPRLFGALAAQDFPRERTEIVLADDGSTDDSVAVAERLLPGLGAARSALLRLSHGGRPGRTRNEGLAAASGDYAVCLDPDDEPLPGFLAALAGALDAGADVAYPDYEEVEADGTARAVRLPEFDPGLLRIQNILAPTAMFRRAALARTRGFRANTDYEDWDLWVQMAQAGCVFRRVGAVLFRHHWHGGNFSHLAQANDGRAKAHLVRNTRRFFSPETGRWADALLRGEPWAAPFGRGLIPRAEDVKRLETLVRETTKGFPRA; this comes from the coding sequence ATGGTCGCCAGCGTTTCCGTCGTCGTTCCCTGCCACAACTACGCGCGCTTTTTGCCGCGCCTGTTCGGCGCGCTGGCCGCGCAGGACTTCCCGCGCGAGCGCACCGAGATCGTGCTGGCCGACGACGGCAGCACGGACGACTCCGTGGCCGTGGCCGAGCGCCTGCTGCCCGGATTGGGCGCGGCCAGGTCCGCGCTCCTTCGCCTGAGCCACGGCGGCAGGCCGGGCCGGACGCGAAACGAGGGGCTCGCCGCGGCCTCGGGCGACTACGCGGTCTGCCTGGACCCCGACGACGAGCCGCTGCCGGGTTTTCTTGCGGCCCTGGCCGGGGCGCTCGACGCGGGCGCGGACGTGGCCTATCCCGACTACGAGGAGGTGGAGGCGGATGGAACGGCGCGCGCCGTGCGCCTGCCCGAATTCGATCCCGGGCTGTTGCGCATCCAGAACATCCTCGCGCCCACGGCCATGTTCAGGCGCGCGGCCCTGGCGCGCACACGCGGGTTTCGCGCCAACACGGACTACGAGGACTGGGACCTGTGGGTCCAGATGGCCCAGGCCGGGTGCGTCTTTCGCCGCGTGGGCGCGGTGCTCTTCCGCCATCACTGGCACGGCGGCAACTTCTCGCACCTGGCCCAGGCCAACGACGGCCGGGCCAAGGCGCATCTGGTGCGCAACACCAGGCGCTTCTTTTCGCCCGAGACGGGCCGCTGGGCCGACGCGCTGTTGCGCGGCGAGCCGTGGGCCGCGCCCTTCGGCCGGGGACTCATTCCCCGCGCCGAGGACGTGAAGCGGCTTGAAACCCTGGTCCGCGAGACGACAAAGGGGTTTCCTCGGGCCTGA
- a CDS encoding glycosyl transferase family 13, producing the protein MSRLYSTRGLMHNPNIMAARRTITMTLFNRPEYLRKVLGALSRCIGIERYHLIACVEPGNAEVLDLARGVGFTRSTRVVENEKLLSCPVNVYQALSLAFLETDYNIHLEDDILLARDALLYFEHCGRAFRDDASVFTVTAYNNQKPPEPEWGRTARRAWFTPWSWATWRDRFEEMRPLWDFDYSHGNWDNNLNTRVRGERVEIFPILARAQNIGVEGVHIPSAEWGRTFHYNEFWAGRVAAPRNPDWAENPDWEWSPHQADPEQLRKLPREWLRAAGIPLPPELDED; encoded by the coding sequence ATGTCCCGACTTTACAGCACGCGGGGGCTGATGCACAATCCAAACATCATGGCCGCGCGGCGCACCATCACCATGACCCTGTTCAACAGGCCCGAGTACCTGCGGAAGGTGCTCGGCGCGCTTTCGCGCTGCATCGGCATCGAGCGCTACCACCTCATCGCCTGCGTGGAACCCGGCAACGCCGAGGTTCTGGATCTGGCGCGCGGCGTCGGCTTCACCCGCTCCACGCGCGTGGTGGAGAACGAAAAGCTCCTCTCCTGTCCGGTGAACGTCTATCAGGCGCTGTCCCTGGCTTTTCTGGAGACCGACTACAACATCCACCTCGAAGACGACATCCTGCTCGCGCGCGACGCGCTGCTCTACTTCGAGCACTGCGGCCGGGCCTTTCGCGACGACGCCTCCGTCTTCACCGTGACCGCCTACAACAACCAGAAGCCGCCCGAGCCGGAGTGGGGCCGCACGGCGCGTCGCGCCTGGTTCACGCCCTGGTCCTGGGCCACCTGGCGCGACCGCTTCGAGGAGATGCGGCCGCTGTGGGACTTTGACTACTCGCACGGCAACTGGGATAATAACCTGAACACGCGGGTGCGCGGCGAGCGGGTGGAGATATTCCCCATCCTGGCCAGGGCGCAGAACATCGGCGTGGAGGGCGTGCACATCCCCTCGGCCGAGTGGGGCCGCACCTTCCACTACAACGAGTTCTGGGCGGGCCGGGTGGCCGCGCCCAGGAACCCGGACTGGGCCGAGAATCCCGACTGGGAGTGGAGCCCGCACCAGGCCGATCCCGAGCAACTCCGGAAGCTGCCGCGCGAGTGGCTGCGCGCGGCGGGCATTCCTCTGCCGCCTGAGCTGGACGAAGACTAG